GGCGCCCGGAATGAGCTGCGGAAGGTCCAGATGCTCGTGTGGGCCGTCGGATGCTCGCTGCTGGCGCACCTGGTGAACTTCTGGAACGTAAGCTACTTTGATCAGAACGTCGTGAACTGGTATCTGGCACTGACGATGAGCACGGCCGCGTTCGCGGTCTACTGCCGTGCTTCGGCCGCAAAGAAGGTCGAGGTTGGCGCAACCGACGTCGGCGACGAAAATCTCGATCTGGTCCCGGCTCTTCCCGAAATGCAGCATCCGCAGCCCTGAGCGGCTCGCGGCAACGCTGCGCGACAATCGCGGCGGAAATCATGGTAATCCACAGCCTGGATCCGTTGACCGACCCCCGATGGCCTGAATTCCTCGAACGCCATCCCAAGGCGTCGGTGTTCCACAGCGTCGGATGGCTGCGCGCGTTGGCCGTGACGTACGGTTACCGGCCAGTGGTGCTGACTGGCTCCGCGCCTGGCGAGCCGTTACGTAACGGAGTTCTGTTCTGCGAGGTCAAGAGTTGGATCACGGGGCGCCGACTGGTCTCGGTGCCGTTCTCCGATCACTGCGATCTGCTGCTGCAGGAACCTGGCGATGGTGGCGAGTTCGTCGAATTCCTCAGCGCTGAAGTCAAGCGCCAGGGCCTCAAGTATGTCGAGTTCCGGCCGCGGACCGAGTTTGGCGGTGAGGCCGCTCATCTCACCAGGTCAGGGGATTTTGTCCTTCACACGGTCAACCTTGACCGCAGCGAGCAGGAAATCCTGGAAAGCTTCCACAAGGATTCCATCCGCAGAAAGATAGCGCGAGCCGAGCGCGAGAAGCTGACCTTCGAAAAGGGAGTCAGCGCGGAGCTCCTGGAGGGCTTTTATCGCCTGATGGTAATTACCCGTAAGCGCCACGGCCTCCCACCAGCGCCCATTGCATGGTTCTCCAGCCTGATTCGTAATCTGGGCTCGGCGGTACAGATCTGGATCGCGTGCCGCGAGCGGCAGCCGGTCGCGGGCATGCTGACCCTGTCGTTCAAGGATTCCACGGTCTACAAATACGGCTGCTCGGATGCGCGCTACAACAACCTGGGTGGGATGCCGTTCTTGTTCTGGATGAGGATTCTGGCAGCCAAGGCAGAGGGCAGCCGCGAGCTCGACCTCGGACGCTCCGAAGCCGACAACATGGGGCTGATTACCTTCAAGCGCAGACTCGGCGCCAGCGAGTCGCCCCTCACGTACTGGAGGCTGCCGGCGAACCCCAGAGCCGAAGCGGCGCCCGGTGGATTCCTCGCCTTTTCGAAGCGGGTCGCGGTTCATACACCGGATTGGCTGCGCATTGGAGTGGGCCATCTTCTGTATAAACACCTCGGTTGACGGCGCGCGGTACTTGCCAAAGGCGCGTCGCAAGAAAGCTAACAGCGTCTTGATGCCTTCCTTTCGACCAAGCAGATTGAGCAGCGCAGGACCTCTTCTAGGCATGGCAGTATTGCTGCTGTGCGGTTGCCTCTCTTATGCCGCGGAGATCCTCGTGATCCGCACGCCCGATGCCGCTGACGAGGCGGAGCAGATCAAGGGCATTGCCGAATTCTATGGCCTGGGCATCCATGCCGTGGATGCCTCCTCCGTACAGTCTGTAGCGCAGGCGTTAACTCGCCTCGCGGACAGACATACCGTCGCGGTGCTGGTGGCGCAGGACGCGCTGCCAGCATTGCGAAGGGACGCCGTCGTCAACGCGCTGCGCCGGCCAAACAAGGCCATTCCGCTCATGATTTTTGATATCCACGGCAATTCGGAACCCCTGAACTCGTGGTCTGACGGCGCGGTGCGCGGATGTGGGACCTCATCGCCGGCGCCGGCCGGAGCTGTGTTGGTGATCGACAAGGACGCGGCGATAGCGCGCAATCTGGCTGGCTGGCGCTTGCCGGCAGTTTCCGCGCCAGCGTGTGATCTGCAACCCGCCGAAGGACGCGCCCAGAATCTGATCGTCGCGCAGGCAGGCGCCTGGCGAAGCAGCATCCTGGTGCGCACGCAATCGAGGCCAGGCGAGGTGTACTACGCAGCTCGCATGGTGCGCTCCGGGGAGCCGATCAAGGTGGCCCCGCTGGCCCTCCCGGAGGTTTTTTCTTCGGCGGCGACTTATTTCCTCTTTTTCCGGCATGCGGCCGGTGACTATGCGTGGCATTACGACGCGCAGTACGCCAATCTGACCATCGATGACCCGTGGCTGACCGAACCCTACGGCCACCTTGCGTATGGAGCTTTGCTCACGGAGATGCAGAAGCACCGCTTCCATACCACGATTGCCTTCATCCCGTGGAACTTTGATCGCAGCGAGCCGGACGTCGTCACGCTGTTTCGCGAGCACCCAGAGCACTACTCTATCGCCGTTCACGGCGACGACCACACGCACCAGGAGTTCGGTCTTAGCAGCACGCCACGCGAGCACGTGGCAAAGATCAAGCAGGCCGTGGCGAGAATGGAAAAATTCTCTTCACTCACGGGGCTGCCCTACGATCGCTTCATGGTCTTTCCGCACTCCGTCGGACGCGAAGAGTCATTCATTGACCTCAAACGCTATGGATTCTTGGGGACAGCGAACTCCTTGAATGTTCCGTCTGACAAGCCGTTTCCGACCGACCCGGAGTTCCTGCTTCGGCCATTCACGCTGCGCTATGCGAACTTCCCCAGCCTCTTCCGGTACTTCGGGGAGGGGCAAATCCGCCGTCTCGATGTCGCGATCCAGATTTTTCTTGGCAATCCGGTCTTGCTGTACGGACACGAGGGACTGTTTGAAGACGGCCCCACAGCGTTCAATGGCACCGCGGACTTCATCAACCGTTTGCAGCCTGCAACGCGGTGGGCAAGTCTGGGAACAATTGCCCGGCACCTGTACCTGATCCGTCTGCGCGACGACGGCGGCTACGACGTCCGCATGTTCTCGCCTGAAATGGTGCTCAGCAATCCGGGTCCCCGGGATGCAGTGTTCCATGTCGAGCGGCCGAACCGAAACGCGATTGCCTCGGTCGTGACCGTAGACGGTGAGCCGGCGCCGATCGACAATACCGGCTCGCCCCAAAGGATGCGTTTGTCGATTCCGGCGGGGCAATCGAGGACTGTCCGAATCACCTACCAGAACGACCTGGACCTGGCGCACGAGGACATCAGCAAGTCGAGCCTGTACTCACGGGCCCTCCGGTTGGCCTCGGACTTTCGCGACTTGTACCTGCTTCGTTCCAGAGTCGGTCGCATGCTGGCGGATGCGTACTATAGCAATGGGCTGGATTCCTTCGAGCTCCGCCTCGAACGGCAGTGGCCCTCCTACCTGGCGATGTTTACGGGGCTGGCGGCCCTGGTCTGGTATGTCCGGCGCCGCCTGCGAAAAAAGCGCGCGGTGAGAACAGCCAAACAGGCCCGCACTGAGCATCTTCACGCTGCACCCTCGTCGGTGGTCGCGCCCAGCAATGACTGAACCGCAAGTGAAAACGCGACCGCTGGTCAGCATCGTCACGCCCGTCTACAACGAGGCGGGACACATTGCGGAGTGCATCGAGAGCGTGCTGGCGCAGACGTACCAGAATTGGCAGTACACCGTCGTCGACAACTGCAGCACCGACGGTTCCGGCGAGATCGCGCAACGCTACGCCGCCAAGGACGCCCGAATCACCGTGCACAGAAATGCCGAATTTCTACGCGCGATCCCTAATCACAACGTCGCCCTGCGGCAACTCCAGCCCGAGGCCAAGTATTGCAAGGTCGTGTTCGCCGACGACTGGCTCTTTCCGGAGTGCGTCGAGCGAATGGTTGCGCTGGCCGAAGCCCATCCGTCGGTCGGAATCGTGTCCGCTTACGCGCTGCAGGGCTCGAAGGTACTCTGGACGGGACTGCCGTATCCCAGCAGCATCGTCTCGGGGCGCGAGCTGTGCCGCAAGATGTTTCTTGAGCACTGCTATGTTCTGGGCTCAGCGACGGCAATGCTCTACCGCGCCGAACTGGTGCGTGGCCGCGATCCTTTCTTCAACGAAGGGAACCTGCACGCCGATACGGAAACGCACGTCGCACTGCTGCGCGATTGCGATTTCGGCTTCGTGCACCAGGTGCTGAGCTACAGCCGTGACCGCGAGGAGTCGCTGAGTTCATTCTCGTCCGACATGAACACGCACTTTTCGTCAACTCTGCAACTGCTTGTGAAGTACGGGCCCGACTTCCTCGCACCCGACGAGCTGGAGCGATGCACGCAGGCACATCTCTCCATGTACTACCAATATCTCGGCAAGAACGTGATCTTGGGCCGGAACGACGCATTCTGGATGTATCACCGGCTGAAAATGGCAGAGGCCGGATTTCCGCTGAAGCGTCGCCGGGTCGTCGCCGGATTGCTATCGGCCCTGGGGGAAGCTCTGCTCAATCCGCAGCACGCACTGGCGCGGCTGCGGTTCCGTCGAGATGCGAACCGGCAAGCGAAGAGACAACCGGCAACCAGCGCTGCTCCGGGCAAGGTTGCAGCAACCACAATCAAGGAGGGGGGATAGAAGCACAATGCGCGCGAACCAGCGCAAGACACAGGCGAAGCTCAACCTGAAGGTCGGCGAATGGGTACAGGTGCGTCCGGTGGAGGAAATTCTTGCAACGCTCGACGCCACGGGCCGCTACGAGGGCCTGCCCTTTATGCCCGAGATGCTGCAGTACTGCGGCAAGCAATTTCGCGTGTACCGCCGTGCCGACAAGACCTGTGACTACCTCAAGGACTGGAGCATCCGCCGGATGACAAACTCGGTCTACCTCGAGGGCAACCGCTGCGATGGTTCCGCACACGATGGCTGCGAGGCCGCATGCCTCATCTGGTGGAAAGAGGCCTGGTTGACGCGCGTTCAGAACGAGGTGGCGCCCGGGCAGGCGCTTGCCGCAGCGGCGCCGAAGCCCAGCCCGGCGCCACAAAACGGGCTCTGCACGGTGGAGAGCATCATCGCTGCGAGCCGCGTGCGCGCGGAGGATGGGACCGAGCTTTACTCATGCCAGGCGACCGACGTCACCAAGTTCACTTCGTACATGAAGATCTGGGACGTGCGCCAGTACGTTCGCGACGCGCGCTCCGGAAATTGGCATACCGGCCTCGGCGGCAACGCTCGCGGGGACCGTCTGCTCGAGTTGGCGCTGAGCTGCTTACACGTGTTCCGCGCGGTCCTGATCAGCTTCTTCAATGAGATTCAGCAGCGCCGACACCACTCCGCTTACATGCGTTATCCGCTCATCCAGGGCAGCGCGGAGAAGACGCCGCTGGAGCGCCTGAACCTCCAACCCGGTGAACTGGTGCAGGTGAAGAGCAAGCAAGAAATCATCGCGACGCTCGACCACGACCAGCGCAACCGTGGGCTGTGGTTTGATTCCGAGATGCTCCCCTACTGCGGCCGCATCTTCCGCGTCTTGCGCCGGGTGACGCGCATCATCGACGACAAGACGGGAAAACTCCTGATCATCAAGAATCCGTGCATCGTGCTCGAAGGCGTGGTCTGCCAGGGAGAGTTCCACCGTCTG
This portion of the Terriglobales bacterium genome encodes:
- a CDS encoding glycosyltransferase family A protein, which gives rise to MKTRPLVSIVTPVYNEAGHIAECIESVLAQTYQNWQYTVVDNCSTDGSGEIAQRYAAKDARITVHRNAEFLRAIPNHNVALRQLQPEAKYCKVVFADDWLFPECVERMVALAEAHPSVGIVSAYALQGSKVLWTGLPYPSSIVSGRELCRKMFLEHCYVLGSATAMLYRAELVRGRDPFFNEGNLHADTETHVALLRDCDFGFVHQVLSYSRDREESLSSFSSDMNTHFSSTLQLLVKYGPDFLAPDELERCTQAHLSMYYQYLGKNVILGRNDAFWMYHRLKMAEAGFPLKRRRVVAGLLSALGEALLNPQHALARLRFRRDANRQAKRQPATSAAPGKVAATTIKEGG
- a CDS encoding GNAT family N-acetyltransferase, with protein sequence MVIHSLDPLTDPRWPEFLERHPKASVFHSVGWLRALAVTYGYRPVVLTGSAPGEPLRNGVLFCEVKSWITGRRLVSVPFSDHCDLLLQEPGDGGEFVEFLSAEVKRQGLKYVEFRPRTEFGGEAAHLTRSGDFVLHTVNLDRSEQEILESFHKDSIRRKIARAEREKLTFEKGVSAELLEGFYRLMVITRKRHGLPPAPIAWFSSLIRNLGSAVQIWIACRERQPVAGMLTLSFKDSTVYKYGCSDARYNNLGGMPFLFWMRILAAKAEGSRELDLGRSEADNMGLITFKRRLGASESPLTYWRLPANPRAEAAPGGFLAFSKRVAVHTPDWLRIGVGHLLYKHLG